The genomic window tgctttaaaaGGCAAGAACACCCCAAATGCTGTTCTATCCCTgtcgggggggaggggaagtggaagaaggggtaGGTCTGTTCTGATTTGATATTAAGAAGTTTGCCAGCAAGCCAAAAGTTTATTGAGCCGTGAATGGAAATAAGCATTTTCCCTTAGAGGTAACAGATTTGTTCTGTACCTAATATTTAGATAGCAGTGAGTTCAAATGTGTTTTCTGGTGCCAGCTTCCTTCTTCACCAAAGCCAATTTTAGCTTGATCGCATTGGCACAGTTAGTACTCTAGAAAAAACTAGGAAATATCACCTATACCTGAATGATGCGCTCTGTAACTGGAAGAATGAAAAATAAGCCCACTATGTGGAGATGGCTGTTAACTACTATGGAGAATTGGCAGATAATACACTGAACAGGAGGTATCTCTAGAAATACCCATTTGGAAGCAGTTGCCTCCATTACTGGATAACATTTGGTTTGGAATTTCCTGGTGTTTTGCAACTAATTCAGTTCCTCATTCTCTGGTTGGCTATGCCCttcccacatggcagccattttatggggCCATCACTAGGGttgatctaaagcagtggtctgcaaccttcttgaggctgcagaccggcggcagggagggcgatcgtccggccatgcatggggggggggggagagggagctgcggcccggtgccagggccttcgcggcccggcggttggggaccaccgatctaaaGAACAGCAGTCAATGTAACTCATTTTAAATGGTCATTACTTTCTTTGAAAGAACACCACAAAAGCATAATGCTTCACTCAGTACAGCTATTCGATTTAATATATGCACACACTTTCATAGATTTGGATAAATTCTTACCTGATTCATAAAATTGGAAAGATGTGTGACCAGCATCAATAGCCACAGAGACTGGCCCCACAGCAGCCACTGCCTTCATGAGGGCCCTTTCATGTCCTTCTGGGATGTCAACATAGCCAGTGTCATTGGCAGAATTATACTCAGTCTTGTACATGCAATCTTCATCATCCTGGGGTCGAAAGGGATCATTAGAGGTCAGATATCAAGTTGTGACATAAATAACATAAAGCTTGTCTATTCAAAATGTTGTTCAAATAAAAAGGCACTTAATACTATTAGGCTCAGCGTGTCTCTGATTCCTTATTCTCATCCCCAGATTTAtatcattttaccccccccccccccgggatcaaAATAAGAATGAAATCACCAGTAAACAAGGCATTTTACCTTTGCAATGTATGGATATGATTCCTCCGAGTCAATGCCTCCATTGTCTTTGATGTACTGGAAAGCATGATCCATGAGGCCTCCATTACATCCCTCATTTCCTTCAGGCCGAGAGCAGTCCACAAGGTTTTGTTCACTCAGAGAAACCAACTTGCCCGTTTTGCGGAAGTGTTGTCCTTCAAGGGCTCCAGTTGTGCTGAAAGCCCAGCAAGAGCCACAGTCTTTCTGAAGTTAAGAGGGGGAAAACAGACCTTGGTTAAGGCACTTGCTTGTAGTTCTATAGCACAGAACAGCCCAGTTAAAGGATGTGCAAGTAGACACTGAAAGATCTTGCTGAGTCCCTCAAGTCAAAATGGATCTTCCTGAGCCCGAAAGACTAGCAGTCTGGTTCAAAAGGCAGATTCAAGTAATCATAACATGGCCAGAACATTGGAAACCTTAAGTTATGGATCAACCTTGCCCACTGCTTCATAGCAGCTCTTCACTTGTTTACAGCTCTATAATATGGGAGGAGTTCTTGCCTAATTTACATTACCCAAGCAATAAGCCCTGACCAAAGTGCTTTGGATACTTGGTGCCTTTTCCTAAGCTAATTGTGAGCATTGCTAATGCCTCTTTctattctcttcccttcctcctctcattaAATGCCTACTCAAAACCCACCTTCCAGACACTGCTTGGGAATACCAGTGAGCTCACCTTTTCTGAATCCTCACAACCCCATTTTATCCTGCCTCTTAAAGCTATGGACAGGAGGCTGCATTACTTTGTTCTCTGCTTACTATGTCATCCATGGAATCAGACAACTGCTTAAGAGCAAAGTTTAAAAGGTGTCCACCTTTGCAGCCATAGCATTTTGCTCAGTCACCACCTCCCAGCAAGAACAACAGTCAAAGACTGGTGTGGAGGGGAACATCTCTAGCGATTGCTTTACTGTAATTGTAATactgaaataaaaaaacaattcctGCCAGGTCTAGCTATAGAAGAGATGTATGTGCAAATGGACACTATAAATGCCTGTTTAAGAAACCCAAATATGCCATACTGCATTATCATCTTTGTAAGGTAAGAAGAAACAGAACAGGGGCTTTGATGATTCTGCCAGAACCAGGGAGAAACGGCTGCTCCACACCCCATTTAACTAAGCTATTTCTCATAATCACATGTTCCTGAACACAGGAGAAAAGATGTATACCTGATCCTTCACAGGAGTTACATATCCCTTCTCTCTCCAGTCAACAGATCTTGGTGCCTCAAAGAAGTTTGGCTCAAGAAACTGTGATCCCACATTCTTTCTTTTTGATTTGTTGTATTTAAATCCATTCATCACCTGTCTGAACTCTTCATTagtctgaagaaagaggaaacacATCAGCAGGCCCATCTATATTGCTACTCATACAATTAGTCCTGTAGCCTTGCTCATACCTACCATATCTCCAAAATGATTCATTCCCAGTCTGTAGCTGTGTTTTCCCATGCTGTGGTCAAGGTTATGCAATTCAATCATTTTTAGGTTCTTCTCCCAAACCAGTCTCCTCCATCCTTCCTCCTTCTACAAGGGAAGAGGCAAAATTTGGTCTTCAACAATAAAAACATGGATTCAGTTCAAAGATCATATTAACTATGGTGTCTACCAAGTAGCTTAGAATGCAAGTCATGGTTAGATCCTCTAGTCTAAACTGTTCTGCAAGTTCTTCTGGAGCAGTCTAGGGGCCTAGACAAAACTGgtctcagagcttggaagctaggCATAACTAGCCACAGTTAGTGTTTGGTTGGGAGATCAGTAATGAAGCATGGAGCTGctatgcaaaccacctctgatccaTCTCTGGAGTCACCACATGCTGGTTGTGACAATGGCAAATGTCCACATAAAAcacaagggcttctggagtttgagCAGAAACAATGGTTTGCTAATTCGGACTACATGACGTTCCCTTAACTAAGATTGACTCAATGTATGATTTATGAAAAACATAAACATTGCTGATATAAAAATTGCTTCAGTGAAAATATTTCTAAGAGtttcccatttcatgtaaattATCAATTTTAGAAGTAAAATGAAAATCTTTGATCCAAAAAAGGATCCTATTAGGCATAGATTGTACAGACACTTACTATGGCTATAAAAAGAACATGCTATTCTAACTATAACTTCTTGGACTACACCAAGTTTCAATAAAATGTAAGATGCCTCCATTAACCACGAAGCCCTAAGACTTGCCATTACTGGACAGTTGCATGTATTGTTCCAAATAAGGCACAAATTCCTCAACCAGCAAATCTGCCAGAAAGTAGAAAGTACATCAAATCAATTAACTTATATATTCATTGAAATTTTTGATGCTGAGCAAGTTTCCAAACCCACCGCTTGTGTGTATATTATGCTGTTCCAGTAACTCCACAATCACAGTTATGTCTGTCATTGTTTCCAAAGTGGGGCGGGAGACAGAAGACAACCAGTCTTGACAACTGTTTTTACATTGACAGCATAAGTATCTTAGAGATGCTTTGGAACTTGACAGCAGAGTTCAGATAGGACATCTTTTGGGGCTCTTATGAGTCACGCACAAAATGTTTGCCAGAGCAATGTGCCGGAGTGTGCGTTATTACATGCCAAATCAGGTGTCACAGCACCTCTCTGCTACGGATGCTCACCTCATGGTATTTTTTGTTATGCCATGTCCTCCACATTTGCCAGTGATCATCCAAAGCAGGATCTACCCCTGGAGCTGCCAAGCACACACTCCAGGTCACGGCCAATAGGCACAGATATAAATTCATGTTGaaactttaaaaaggaaaagaaaaaggtctGGTTAGATGTAGAAATCTCCCTGTGTCAGTCCTCATACAGAGAAACAAACAGATTAGATACAGTCAACATTATTTGTTTGTCATCCTCACACAGACAGTTTACCATTGGCTCAGCACTCATCATACCACTAAGTGTAACCCTTTTGCTGAAATACCTGAACAATAACAGTCACAACTATGACAAAGCTTCTTTCCAAAGATCTGCTGTAACCCCCATCTCATTTCAAGCAAATGCCTGCTACTGTCTTCGCAACAGAGGTTTAAagcaaaaagaaatgttaaacccCGAACAGGCCACATAGtctgagaaacaaaacaaaatatcacAGTATTAAAGTGGAACCTTATTAGAAAAGTTAGATTCAGATTTCTGCGCTAGCAAGAAAAACCTTAATTGATAAGGACTAATACATTGCTTTATTGCATAAATTTTAACACTTAATTTTCCCAGAAAGCTTTCAACAAAATAaaggatgtttttttaaagatcagcACATAGCTTTGTTTCATCAAGGGTAAAACAGTAAGAAAACATCTCTGAATGGTGCATTCATTGGGGAGAAGACAAGGAACAACTATTATTATAGTTATCCACAGAAAAAGTTCTTATATTGACTGAGAGCTACTATTCTTCCTGCCATTTCATAAGGTAACAGAGGCAAGGAAGAGACGCGTTTTATTGCAAACCAgcaacagctaccctctgaaacaatctATAAGAGCATTGCTAATGACAGGACTAGACTTTTTATTATTACTCATATAATAGTAGTTCACCAACTACTACATCGGCCAAATTTAAGCAATTCCTGAGCAATCCTTACTTTCCCAGTCAGCCAACTGCTTAATTCAACGAGATGACCCCACAACAGCTATGTACACCAACTTAGGCATGTCAATGAATTATCTAGAACCACAAGTGCCTGCATATCAGCAGCAAACTGGATGGGACTTCAAAGTAGAAATTAAGATTTCTCATTAGTCAaacatctgtttttattttaccCGCTATCTAAGAGTTCATTCCAAGCAGAGCGTTTAATGCCCCACCAACAGGGGCAGAAATCACGCCGGGGATAGAATGGCGGACCCTTGACTGAGCCTCTCCGGACCGCTCTGACTCATCAGGCCTTTCCCTGGAATCACTTCCGCCGCCCTCCAAAGGCGAGGGGGGATGCGGCGCAGGAGGGCTCGCAGTGCGGCACGTGACAATCCAtgggcggaggaggagggagcaacACGTGACCCTCCCCCGGCGCCCATCCCGAGATCGTCTGGCCCGGTGTAAACAAACTCTTTGGCTTCTGATCCGGCGCCGGGCGGGGGAGGCGGAAGGAGAAGCcacattcccaccccacccccagcacagtGCAAGCACCGGCCGCGCCAGGCTCCCTAAGAATCCTATGAGGAGAGAATCAAAAAGGAGGACGAGGGAAACCTACCCGCGGCACAGGGAGGGGCGGCCGAAGGAGCTACGACATTGCCAAACAGCGGCggcgggaggtggggagagggagcagctcACCAGGCAGGGAAGCGCCGGCGGCAGGGACGCAAGCCAGGCTgcacatctcctccccccccccccgcgagggCAGGGCAAGGCACGGCAGCAGCCCCCAGGAGCCCCTCCAGAGACTGACCCCGCCGCCCCCGCTTGGGGCTTCCAGAGCCCGCGACAGCCACTCGCTTCCATGGGCGGGTGGGAGAAGAAACACGGAGCCCTCGACCACCCCACGGAGCGGGGGAGCGCAGCGGGGCGCGCCCTGGCCAGCGCCAGGAAGGGCGACCTCCAGGGCATAGGCGGGTGGCCAAGCCCCTCCGGACGCCGCTCGCCCGGCGGCCAGAGCATCTGCCCGGCCAGAGCTGACTCGCGCGCGCCCCTGACTCACCTCGCCCCCAAGCCGCTCGCTCGCTCACTGCCCCGGGCACCCGGGCTTTGCTATAAGCCGCCCCGGCCAGGCTGGCCCAACCCCTCCGGCGCCCACATTGGCTGCAGAGCGCTAAGGCGGAGCGAGGGCTAATCCTGCGAGGGTGCGTGACTCGCTGTCCCGTGATGCCGCCGATGCCCAGACTGGAGTgccgggaagggagggggtgagggCAACGTTGtttactggaggggaggggagccgggGCCAAGGacgctgccttgccttgcctgtaGCATCTTGGAAACCTGAAcgcgcttctctccccccccccccccaaaaaaaaaaaaaaccatatcaGCATCAAGGAAGAACGACAAAAGAAGCGCAATGGAAGCGTCAGGGCATACGGGTTTCCTTACGCCTCAGTTCAGCTCTACCGTTCAGCTATGCCCCCAAGCCTTTGGGCATTCCTCATGGGCGAAGACAGCCACCCGCCCTGCTCGAAAGCAAACCATCCTTACTAAGCTTCCACGTGTCCAGGTTTCATCACCGAAACTCAAGTATCAGCACCTCTGTCACTTGCTTCTATTTGCCACAGGGAAATGTGGAAGTGATTGAAAGGAAGTCAAAATGACAATGCTGCTTCACTTTCTCACGTTTTCTCTCCTCCTCTGGATTAAGTTTGCCCAGGAAACCCAAGGCTATGCATCTTTATCCAGATATATAAATCCTATTTATTTCAGTGGGATTTGCTTCTAACAGCATAGGAATGCAAAGTTAGTGTCAATAGATTTTAGTAGTAACCATTCCTTCATCCCTGAGGGAAGCATATTACATGGGCATCACAATCCCATACATGGCTTTATTTCATtttgcaaaatataaaacagaGAGACCACTGTGTAGAGTCAGGGTTCCAGATTGCAGATACAGTTTGCATAGTAATAGACAGAACACATATGTGCATTATCACTACCTGCTTTTACTCCAGTGTCTTAGGTGAAGGGTCTTGTATTCTGAAATCCCATTTTCCCCCAACATGCTGTGGATTGGGCATGTGACTTGAAAATTGCAAAGAATGTGCTCTGCTACTAAGCTTTAGCCTCTCCCTTCTCTTATGAACAGTACCACCTTGCTTCCGGATGATTTTACATTCCACAGAGCAAAAGGTATTTTCATTTGGGTGGCATTTCATAGCCTGTGAAACATCAAAGCATTCATATGCATGTTTAAAATATCCTTCATTAGGTGGTGTGTGCAGTGTATCTCCATTTTTCCTAGACAGGAGAAGTACATGACAATTACCTCAAAAAACAGGGGGCTGTACTGTTTCCTCTGTGCTTGAGAGAGACAGATAGTGTGTCATGGCAAATTTCTCAATTAATTACTCTCAGTCATTCCACAGTTAAGAATGGTATATCTCCCTACCAATCTccgattttgatatatttatttgcttcactgtTTTCCACCAGataaaacccaaacaaatggtaaccaatTAAGCTAAatttgttattccagtttggttctTGGATTTGTCAAACACATTTATTAAGCTGTATATGCTAACTTGCTGCTCACCTTCTAACATCCATGTCAGTGTATCTGAAgagtacacatgaaagcttataccttgaataaaacttccttggtcttaaaggtgcctctgggcttGAACTTTGTTCATATAATTTTGAAGTTATTTGTAGCACTTAAATCTTCAGAACATAAAAATGCTTAGAATAATCTGCTTTGCAGTCAGCAGCAATGCCTTATTTGATTGATAGTCTAGTGCTGCAGTCTTGAGCATGCCTATTAAGGGAGAAAATTCTATTAAATCCAGAGGGACTTCATTCTATGCATGCTTCCCCCCAAATTGACAAACTAAGATTACATCTGTTAATTCATACATTTGTTGGGAAACAATTTCTGTGTACAACCAGGAGACTTCCAAATAATACCAAGAAACAAGACACTGATCCTAAAGACTTGCACATATAAATTCAGTACCAATCCATGAAATGCATTTTTGGACATTGATTTGAGGATATTGTAATATTTAGCGTAACGTTTAAGATTCCTATGGTTTTAGGGGAGGGATTAGAATAAGGAACTGCAAAGACTCCATGCCCTCTGAAACCCATAGTAAGGATTGGACCACCACATGTCATACACCCGCATATGCAGGAAACTCTCGCCTTCAAGGGGACATATTCTGTTATCTGGTTCACAATTTATTTGATTATCAAGTGAACTAATCTCtattgcctgaagatcagttgtaatcccaggagatctccaggtactgtgtaagggttggcaaccctagtgagggCTGCCAGCTTGCTCCCATGgctcctgcctgccacctctcAGTAGTCTCTATCTATCttgcacaagagcctcttgtggtgcagagtggtaaggcagccgtctgaaagctttgcccatgaggctgggagttcaatcccagcagccggctcaaggttgactcagctttccatccttccaaggtcggtaaaatgagtacccagcttgctggggggtaaatggtaatgactggggaaggcactggcaaaccaccccgtattgagtctgccatgaaaacgctagagggcgtcaccccaagggtcagacatgacttggtgcttgcacaagggatacctttacctttatcttgcaTTAGGCAAGGGCTGCCCCTAGCTTGAGGCAGGGGGACAGTGGGTGGCACTGCAGCCATTGGCCCACTGGAACTTTTCCTGGTGTGACCTTTATGGACAATCAGTCCCTAGTATTAACGACACAACAGAAAGAGAGAGCGTCTCCCCTCCCATTTGTCAGCAATGTTGTAAAGAGCAATACATTTAGAAGTAGTCCAATACTGTTGCCTCAAGAAGTATGAGTTAGTTTTCTCTGGGAGCACCAGGGAAGTCTCTCTTTGTCTTTTTTGAGGCTCATTGTGCATATGTAAATAATGGGAAGGACAATGATATGGATAACAGAGCAAACAAGATAATATGAAGAGGTGAGTTAGGAAGTAAAAGCAAGGATGCTATACAGATGCTAAAAACAGTGTAATCAGTGAGAGTGGAACAATAAAATGACATACAGTTGCAAAtctgcctctcccttcccttagGGATGGAAGCTTGGCAAAAAGTATTGGCCTTATCTCATTGTACTGCACAGCAGCAGCTTGCCCACTGCCAGTGTCTTTgctttattattgattgattgatttgatttattacttgctgctcccagaaagctggctcatggtgagtTACAATGCTAAAGctcacaataaaattataaaacaatacCCCTTAAAATCATTCCCTCTCCAGCAATAAAATACTAATCCTCTCCCTCGCTTAACAGCCTCACACTAGTGCCTCAGAGTAGATGTTCATGGGAAGCTTGCTGTCATGGCTAGCCAGGGAAAGGCCTTTGATCTCAACTGCTCTGGCTTTGACCcagtgcctggtggaacagctccatttttcaggccctgcaaaactgtaaaAGCTTtgacaaggccctcagctcttccgggagctaattccaccacgttagggccaggactgaaaaagccctggccctggccctggccctggccctggccctggccctggccctggccctggccctggccttggccctggccctggccctggccctggccctggccctggccctggccctggccctggccctggccctggccctggccctggccctggccctggccctggccctggttgaggacaggcatATGTCTCATGGGCTGGTGACACATTCTTTAGCATTTGGCTTGAGGTCTGtgaagaagcaaaaggaaagggAACGAACTGGGAGGTTCTTGAATTTGCATGTGTCAGTATTTCAACCATTCCTCTTTCATGTGATATTTTTCATCATATCAttttccagaaactctatgaaGAAACTCTATGAAGATTCAGTCTACTGAAAAAAGTCATCAATCTCTACAGTAATGAGTCATATTGGGAAAACTGTACAATTTAATTTTGCTTTCTCAGTAGAAATAAATGGCCAAGACTGTTATAGTAGGTGCTAACCTAGATAGAAGCAAGAGAAAGTTTATGTAAATCAGATAAGGCTAAGATCAAAGTTAAATAAAACGATAATTTCAGAGAGTTGCCAAAAAGGTCTGCAGTGTGATATCAAATTGAGTCTAGTAATACCCTAGAGAAACAACAATACTTTCAGGGcacagggcataagctttcaagattCTTATACCCTGAAATTCTTGTTCTCTAAGCTAGTCTCTAAATCATTTTCTATTTCTATTACATAGCTGTAAAATAAGCTACAATACGATTTTGCTGCCTGTTTAAAAGGTCCAATATCCATCTCACAATTATTAAAAAGTTATGTAACAAAATGTTGGGTGGGTTTAGGTGTCTATTTAATGTACACCCCAGTCAAAAATGCGTGCCCAGCATTTTAACCTTGATCTTCTCAGGGGCATCTCATGAaattgccttgtactgaatcaaagCACTGGTCCATCATGGTCTGTtttgtctactgagactggcagcagctctccaaggtgtcACGTTACCAATCACTTGATCTGTTAAAGcaaagatgctggggattgtatCTGGGAGATTCTATATACCAaatagatgctctgccactgaaccatggccccttACAATCTCCTGTTCTGAAGTCTGCTATTGTACTGATAGGAGAGCCTACCATTTATGTGCTGACTCAACAGTCTTCAAGATTGTGAACATTGTAGCTATCATCGAGTCTACAGCATATTCAGCCATCCCTGACCTTATAGTGCTTCAGATAGTGGGCAGCCACTACCTGCAATCTGGTTCTGCATGCCTAAGCAGGACtcccatttttgttttattttttaaaattatactgtATACTAGGAATGAAGCCCACTTTAGAAGTGCACTGGGTtgtggcagcagccccccccctccactctcaCCATGTGAGGCTGCGAGTTAGCAGCAAGCACCCGACCTTCCTGCTAGTAGaaggtgcgttgctctcttctgccatttccagcagcagttgtggagggtgagaagcgtgaaaaggcggcagacaagagcgagacagcaaaaaggtgaggaggggctgagaagcacagtaatatttagtgctacaccattaaACTGGCAGCTGGATCCACTGTAACTTCAAGGCTTTTAACTGAGTTGGCAAAGGTAAGCTGAACCAGCAAAAAGCAAGAATGATGCCCTTTTAAGGTCTTTGCCCTTAGAACCAGTATTGCCTCTCTCTTTTCAGGGTTTAGTTCCAACTCTCTTACTTTTAACCAATTAACCACCATGGACATACAGAGATTAAGGACTTCTACTGCATCACCATCATGCCCTGGGTAGCCCTGGCTTGgaatcttggaatctaagcagggatGGCTCTGGCAagtctttggatgggaaacctccaagaaaTCCCAAGGTTGTGACGTGGAgacagagaatggcaaaccacctctgaacgtctcttgccttgaaaaccctatggggtcgccataagtcagttgtgacttaacagcactttctACTAGgattgggtgctttggca from Paroedura picta isolate Pp20150507F chromosome 7, Ppicta_v3.0, whole genome shotgun sequence includes these protein-coding regions:
- the CTSL gene encoding procathepsin L, with the translated sequence MNLYLCLLAVTWSVCLAAPGVDPALDDHWQMWRTWHNKKYHEKEEGWRRLVWEKNLKMIELHNLDHSMGKHSYRLGMNHFGDMTNEEFRQVMNGFKYNKSKRKNVGSQFLEPNFFEAPRSVDWREKGYVTPVKDQKDCGSCWAFSTTGALEGQHFRKTGKLVSLSEQNLVDCSRPEGNEGCNGGLMDHAFQYIKDNGGIDSEESYPYIAKDDEDCMYKTEYNSANDTGYVDIPEGHERALMKAVAAVGPVSVAIDAGHTSFQFYESGIYYEPQCSSEDLDHGVLVVGYGFQGADEDGKKYWIVKNSWSEKWGEKGYIYMAKDRKNHCGIATAASYPLV